From the Quercus lobata isolate SW786 chromosome 6, ValleyOak3.0 Primary Assembly, whole genome shotgun sequence genome, one window contains:
- the LOC115993852 gene encoding early light-induced protein, chloroplastic-like has product MAASSAMQSILARPPLNRVVSNRSTNRVNQFLIPTSYVPHLPRYASRMRVRCMAEEDQQEQPKPVTTSPSPPQPQQIPRPAPKVSTKFSDVLAFSGPAPERINGRLAMIGFVAALAVELSNGQDVFDQISNGGIPWFLGTSIVLSLASLIPFFQGVSVESKSKGLMTSNAEMWNGRFAMLGLVALAFTEYVKGGTLI; this is encoded by the exons ATGGCAGCCTCATCTGCAATGCAATCCATCTTAGCAAGACCACCTTTGAATCGTGTAGTTTCAAACAGATCTACTAACAGGGTGAACCAGTTTCTAATTCCCACTAGTTACGTGCCACATTTGCCCAGATATGCTAGTCGTATGCGAGTCCGTTGCATGGCAGAG GAGGACCAGCAGGAGCAGCCAAAGCCTGTAACAACTTCACCTTCACCACCTCAGCCCCAACAAATCCCTCGTCCTGCACCCAAG GTCAGCACAAAGTTCTCAGACGTGTTGGCATTCAGTGGGCCTGCACCGGAAAGGATCAACGGCAGGCTAGCAATGATTGGCTTTGTTGCTGCATTGGCAGTAGAGTTATCTAATGGCCAAGATGTGTTTGACCAAATATCCAATGGTGGGATCCCATGGTTCTTAGGGACTAGCATTGTGCTCTCTCTTGCATCCCTAATTCCTTTTTTCCAAGGAGTCAGTGTGGAGTCCAAGTCAAAGGGGTTGATGACCTCAAATGCTGAGATGTGGAATGGGAGGTTTGCCATGTTGGGTTTGGTTGCACTAGCCTTTACCGAGTATGTCAAAGGTGGAACCCTTATTTAG